Part of the Qipengyuania oceanensis genome, CCACCGGGTGACGCCCCCACAGCCGGACCTGGCCGGTGCTGGCACGGCCGCTGCCGCGCCCGCCTTTCATCCGCCCTGCGCGTCCGCGCAACGCGCGTTTCCGCTCGCCTTTTGCCATCTGTTTCCTCTTGGACGTCCGTTCGGGGCCGCTGTGCCAGTGCAGCCATTGACAGGCAAGCGCACCTTCGCCATGGGGTCGCCTCTCGGCAGCGAGACCCGTGTCTGACGGGTCACTTTCATTCGCTCGACGGCATCGTGGACAGGTGGCCGAGTGGTTAAAGGCAGCAGACTGTAAATCTGCCCGCGCAAGCGTACGCTGGTTCGAATCCAGCCCTGTCCACCATTGCCGCGCATACCGGAGAGTTTCAGCGGCTGTCGATCCGATTTGCTTCGCGAGATTTTGGTTAGTTGGCATATCTAGTGCCAGTGCCACACAATCTGTCAGAATATCACAGTTTGCTGGCATTTCCCTGAAATTCCGCGAGTTCCGCGGCGCACATTCAATACGCGCAAACCAAATAAAGGTGCTGCCAACTGGTGCCCGCGATCCTCCTTTGTCCGCGCCTGTTCTCGACGTCGCCAAAGTACCTGTTCCCAGTGATCAGTGAGGCCGGCCGCTCTTCTGGCGACGGCCGCAACCTCGCCCGACATTCCCGGCAAAGAACGCGGTAGCCAAATTGTACTTACACATCGCTGCCGACTTTTGCTAAGCGCTGCGGTTCGTCTACAATGCTCCGCGCTATAGGCAACGCGATATGGACGGTTCTTTCGTTGAATAGCTTGATCTAAGACAAAAAAAGTAATTAACTCGGCTTGATGAGACGCGATTGCCTTCCTGTAGCATTGGGATTGATCGTTATTGCCTGCGCTGCTCTTGCTCTCGCGAGTGAAGGCATCTCGGCTTTTCGACCGGAATCCTACGCAGCGAACCTGTACGTCATGCTGTCTGCTTGGGTTCTCTACGAGATCGGTCCTTTCGTTCATTCGCTTTACATCGTGCGTCCAGAGTCACCCTTCGCGTATGCAAAGGAGTTCATCGTCAGGCGCAGGCATCTCTACCGGGCGGGGCTGCCCTACATTGCAATGATCGTGGCGTTCATGCCGACCTTCTCGGCGGTTAAGTCGGCAATCCCGCTGTTCAATCCTTACTCATGGGATGCGACTTTCATCGCGTGGGACCGGGCCATCTTCGGGACCGATCCTTGGCTGCTTATTCAGCCGATCTTCGGCAACCCGCTCGGCACAAACCTGCTCGCGAGCGTTTACCACCTGTGGTTCCTGTATCTCTCTCTAGGGGTCGTGTATTTTACAGTCTATTGCACTTGCGAGAAGGTCCGTCGGCGCTTCTTGACCAGCTACGTTGCGATTTGGGCGGTTATCGGCATGGTCTGTGCGACCGCGTTCTCCTCAGTCGGCCCCGCCTTCGTGAAGCCGATACTCGGGATGGATACCTTCGACGCGCAAATGGCCTACCTGAGATCCGCGCCCGGTCCCGCGATCGACGCGGTTCGCGATGTGCAGGATGTGATACTTTACTGGTATTTTAGCGGGCAACACGGCCTCGGCAAAGGCATCTCCGCCATGCCGTCGATGCACGTTGCACTTGCGACTTTGATGTGGTTGGCATTTCGCCGGACTTCGAAGTGGATGGGACGGGCAACCTTTGCAGCTTTGGTGCTAATTTCTCTCGGATCCGTGCATCTGGCCTATCATTACGCTTTGGACGGCGCTGTCGCCTTCGTTCTCACCTTGGTCATTTGGAGACTGTCCGGTGCTAGGGTAGCGCTTGGCTCGGTCAGTGGGGGTCAAGAAGGCTTGAGGAGAGAAGGCCCCCAAACGTTTTAAGGCTCCCGTACAGATGATCTGAATTTACGTTGGAAGCAGCCGAATTCTTTGCGGCATCTGAATGACTAGTTCGAGTCTCGCTGCATCTCGTGAAGCTTGCGCAATTGCATACTAGCAACGTACAAATGCTCGACTGATCCATTCTCGATTTTCGATGGACCAAATGTGTCAATTCGATAGCGGGCCGTTCGCTGCAACCAGAAAACTTAAGATTGGCATGAGAAAGT contains:
- a CDS encoding phosphatase PAP2 family protein, translated to MIVIACAALALASEGISAFRPESYAANLYVMLSAWVLYEIGPFVHSLYIVRPESPFAYAKEFIVRRRHLYRAGLPYIAMIVAFMPTFSAVKSAIPLFNPYSWDATFIAWDRAIFGTDPWLLIQPIFGNPLGTNLLASVYHLWFLYLSLGVVYFTVYCTCEKVRRRFLTSYVAIWAVIGMVCATAFSSVGPAFVKPILGMDTFDAQMAYLRSAPGPAIDAVRDVQDVILYWYFSGQHGLGKGISAMPSMHVALATLMWLAFRRTSKWMGRATFAALVLISLGSVHLAYHYALDGAVAFVLTLVIWRLSGARVALGSVSGGQEGLRREGPQTF